The following coding sequences lie in one Metallumcola ferriviriculae genomic window:
- the ytaF gene encoding sporulation membrane protein YtaF: MVFLSALIFALAVSMDGFGVGFAYGMRKIKIPLFSLLIICLSSAAAITLSMFFGGLVRNLFNPAFGERFGAGVIVLVGLYLIFQALAAPGNKKISDTQPYKVFRLNLSRLGIVIEVLRQPAKADFDRSGTINSWEAMVLGFALAMDALGAGFGAAVAGFRIWLTPVLVAVCKFLLVSAGVNLGKNASSKRLSGRFVSVLPGLILILIGIAKI; the protein is encoded by the coding sequence ATGGTGTTTCTTTCTGCACTGATATTTGCTTTGGCGGTAAGCATGGATGGTTTTGGGGTGGGTTTTGCTTACGGCATGCGTAAGATTAAAATCCCATTGTTTTCACTGTTGATTATTTGTTTATCTTCAGCTGCTGCAATTACTTTGTCCATGTTTTTTGGTGGTTTGGTACGCAATCTTTTTAATCCCGCTTTTGGTGAAAGGTTTGGCGCCGGAGTTATTGTATTAGTCGGCTTATATCTAATATTCCAGGCTTTGGCGGCGCCGGGAAACAAAAAAATTAGCGATACTCAGCCATATAAAGTCTTTAGGTTAAATTTATCCCGGTTGGGTATTGTCATTGAAGTATTGCGCCAACCGGCGAAAGCGGACTTTGACCGGTCCGGCACCATCAATTCATGGGAAGCCATGGTATTGGGATTTGCTTTGGCCATGGATGCCCTAGGTGCCGGTTTCGGAGCGGCAGTCGCAGGATTTCGGATATGGCTGACTCCTGTATTGGTAGCTGTTTGTAAATTTTTATTGGTATCTGCCGGGGTTAATCTTGGTAAGAACGCCAGTTCTAAGAGATTGTCAGGCAGATTTGTCAGTGTGCTTCCCGGATTAATTTTGATTTTAATTGGCATTGCAAAGATTTGA
- a CDS encoding lytic transglycosylase domain-containing protein, translating into MFGLSTWNKFVIIVIVLMLLFSAFLLTGQWKELGKLFYPLPYREDIFRYSRQFDLDPYFIAAVMRVESRYYSKALSKRGARGLMQLMPETARWVAGQMNIEYNDELLYQPDYNIQLGCWYLANLLVEFQGNFAAVLAAYNGGRGRVARWLDEGTWDGRLESTADIPFPETRTFVDRVWRDYQIYRHIYN; encoded by the coding sequence ATGTTTGGCCTGAGTACTTGGAACAAATTTGTAATTATAGTGATAGTTTTGATGCTCCTTTTTTCTGCCTTTTTACTTACCGGGCAATGGAAGGAATTAGGCAAGCTGTTTTACCCGCTGCCTTATCGTGAGGATATTTTCCGTTACAGCAGACAATTTGATTTGGACCCTTATTTTATTGCGGCAGTTATGCGGGTAGAGAGCCGCTATTATTCTAAAGCGTTATCTAAAAGAGGTGCCCGGGGATTGATGCAGCTGATGCCGGAGACGGCTCGCTGGGTTGCCGGCCAAATGAATATTGAATATAACGATGAGCTGTTATATCAACCGGATTATAACATTCAGCTTGGTTGTTGGTATTTGGCTAATTTATTGGTAGAGTTTCAGGGGAACTTTGCTGCCGTCCTTGCGGCATATAACGGCGGGAGGGGGCGGGTTGCCCGTTGGTTGGATGAAGGTACTTGGGACGGTCGATTGGAGAGCACGGCAGACATCCCTTTTCCGGAGACGCGTACGTTTGTGGATAGAGTCTGGCGGGACTATCAAATCTACCGTCATATTTATAATTGA
- a CDS encoding copper transporter, which produces MIDFRYHITTLVAVFLALALGILVGTTMVSDQMLVQQQKQMIDSLEIDFAALREQNRTSRQEMAVFKATTDNYSKFAHDIYPLLVSGRLQGIQAALIVTGSGKVSDLAADLSLSGLEISPVITVPLPMEKGDGEEEDTAVTKADISFSEAKILAKQLVEFAISGKVNDPLQAWQSRGIFEIHTPHNDTKPDIVLVVGGSETENPDWVKNFDIPLIRGFKEQEKIVVGTEYSQVGFSYMPYYQLEGISTVDNIDLVIGQTALTFLLEGRPGHYGIKPTAKALLPEFD; this is translated from the coding sequence ATGATTGATTTTCGTTATCATATCACGACACTAGTTGCTGTATTCTTAGCTTTAGCATTGGGTATTCTGGTGGGCACTACTATGGTTAGCGATCAAATGCTGGTCCAGCAGCAAAAACAGATGATTGACAGTTTGGAGATTGATTTTGCCGCCTTAAGGGAGCAAAATCGTACATCCAGGCAGGAAATGGCTGTATTTAAAGCGACTACCGATAATTATAGTAAATTTGCCCACGATATTTACCCGCTGCTGGTCAGTGGGCGGCTGCAGGGTATTCAGGCGGCATTAATTGTCACTGGCAGCGGTAAAGTTTCTGACTTGGCAGCGGATTTATCATTGTCTGGGTTAGAAATTAGTCCGGTAATAACAGTGCCGCTGCCGATGGAAAAGGGCGATGGTGAAGAAGAGGACACTGCTGTGACAAAGGCGGATATCAGCTTTTCTGAAGCCAAGATTCTGGCGAAACAGCTGGTGGAATTTGCAATTTCGGGCAAGGTAAATGACCCGCTGCAGGCATGGCAGAGTCGAGGCATTTTTGAAATTCACACTCCACACAATGATACCAAACCGGATATTGTGTTAGTGGTAGGGGGTTCAGAGACGGAAAACCCTGACTGGGTAAAGAACTTCGATATTCCGCTCATTCGGGGATTTAAGGAACAGGAAAAGATAGTGGTGGGTACGGAATACAGCCAAGTAGGATTTTCCTATATGCCATATTACCAACTGGAAGGTATTAGTACTGTGGATAATATTGACTTGGTCATTGGCCAAACTGCCTTGACCTTTTTGTTAGAGGGAAGGCCCGGGCATTATGGTATTAAGCCTACCGCTAAAGCACTGCTGCCGGAGTTTGACTGA
- the coaE gene encoding dephospho-CoA kinase, whose translation MIIGLTGGIGAGKSLVSWRLGQLGAYILDADVIARQVVEPGRRAYYQIVERFGRGVLNSDGAIDRKALAEVVFTDPAAREDLEAIIHPQVRKTTDNLAEAFLLDNPAGVIVNDAPLLIEAGMHRRVDQVWVVTADEDQRLNRVSKRDRTSREHVKQRMAAQLSQKERVKYADVIIDNSGSREETISQVDQLWRKICNGDLKK comes from the coding sequence ATGATAATCGGGCTGACCGGCGGTATTGGAGCCGGCAAAAGCCTAGTGTCTTGGCGCCTAGGTCAACTAGGCGCATACATACTTGATGCGGATGTTATTGCCCGCCAAGTAGTGGAACCGGGGCGGCGTGCTTATTATCAAATTGTGGAGCGATTTGGTAGGGGAGTACTAAACTCAGACGGTGCCATTGACCGCAAGGCGCTGGCGGAGGTGGTATTTACTGACCCGGCAGCGCGTGAGGACTTAGAGGCAATCATACATCCGCAGGTGCGGAAAACCACAGACAATTTGGCGGAAGCCTTTTTATTGGACAACCCTGCTGGGGTAATAGTAAACGATGCGCCACTTTTAATTGAAGCGGGTATGCATCGCCGGGTAGACCAAGTATGGGTAGTAACTGCTGATGAAGATCAGCGTCTCAACCGGGTGTCAAAAAGGGATAGGACATCAAGGGAACATGTGAAGCAGAGGATGGCAGCGCAGTTGAGTCAAAAAGAAAGAGTGAAATACGCCGATGTAATCATAGATAACAGCGGCTCCAGGGAGGAAACAATCAGTCAGGTAGATCAATTATGGCGAAAGATATGTAATGGTGATCTAAAAAAATAA
- the polA gene encoding DNA polymerase I has product MKRFLVIDGNSLIHRAFYALPPLQNKSGQYTNAVYGFTKMFLKVLAEQQADYVAVCFDKGKITFRHDKFEDYKGTRKATPSELRPQFALVKEVLASLGVTMFELDNYEADDLIGSLACAAEKEGFRTLIVTGDRDALQLASKNTEILLTKRGISELDCYGIATVQEKYGLEPYQLIDVKGLMGDQSDNIPGVPGVGEKTALKLINQFGSLEEVLANIDQVSGKKLKERLTEYQEQAVLSKELATIDCQVPLEMDLEGCCVGAPDYPRVLKLFKELEFASLVKEILARMEKSDRKEGKPQQLGTVTVAKDQRHFKELLNSFDSAKPLALYIEHDAGDNSQIMGLGVSDGHDMLALSFNDESDGSGKELAELIQKVSVITHDAKLVFRTVGLAANVVGDTLLAGYLLNPSLSSHELSQLAVEHLDLALIEEGPEGWGYRAGAIARMEPLLREKLENDGLDKLYLEVELPLAKVLASMEQTGIKVDGQKLEEMGKALHKDIDRLTTEIYQLAGKEFNINSPKQLGVLLFQDLGLPPLKKTKTGYSTSAQVLEELAPKHDIVAKILEYRTIVKLRSTYIEGLKPLINPKSGKIHTTFNQTITSTGRLSSTEPNLQNIPVRLEIGRKIRQAFVPSSSDRVLLAADYSQIELRVLAHISGDNTLMQAFHNGEDIHTRTAAEVFDVSIDAVTREMRRSAKAVNFGIVYGISDFGLAQDLGISRKKAKDYIERYFARYHGVKEWIDRVIVRAREEGFVTTLLNRRRYLPDLLSSNFNVRKFGERTAMNTPIQGSAADIIKLAMLTVDRHLSGVDGVEMLLQVHDELILEVEKEQLISTAQEVKQFMEQAFELNVPLVVDLKSGSDWYQLEPLDLRESNA; this is encoded by the coding sequence ATGAAAAGGTTTTTGGTCATTGACGGCAACAGTTTAATACATAGGGCATTTTATGCGCTGCCGCCGCTTCAAAATAAAAGCGGGCAGTATACCAACGCTGTATATGGTTTTACCAAGATGTTTTTAAAGGTTTTGGCTGAGCAGCAGGCAGATTATGTCGCTGTTTGTTTCGATAAGGGGAAGATAACTTTTCGCCATGATAAATTTGAAGATTATAAAGGTACTAGAAAGGCCACGCCCTCTGAGCTAAGGCCGCAGTTTGCTTTGGTAAAAGAAGTTTTGGCGTCACTTGGGGTGACTATGTTTGAACTGGATAATTATGAAGCAGACGATTTGATTGGCTCCTTGGCCTGCGCTGCTGAGAAAGAAGGTTTCCGCACTTTAATTGTCACCGGTGACCGTGACGCTCTGCAGTTGGCTTCAAAGAATACTGAGATACTCCTTACCAAAAGAGGTATTTCTGAACTTGATTGCTACGGAATTGCTACGGTACAGGAAAAATATGGTTTAGAACCCTATCAATTGATAGATGTCAAGGGCTTGATGGGTGACCAGTCAGATAATATTCCGGGGGTGCCCGGTGTAGGTGAAAAGACAGCGCTAAAACTGATCAACCAGTTTGGCTCATTGGAGGAGGTCCTGGCAAATATTGACCAGGTTTCCGGGAAAAAGCTGAAGGAGCGTTTGACGGAATATCAAGAGCAGGCCGTGCTAAGCAAAGAGTTGGCTACGATAGACTGTCAGGTACCGCTGGAGATGGACCTCGAAGGCTGCTGCGTCGGCGCGCCAGATTATCCAAGAGTATTAAAATTATTTAAGGAATTGGAATTTGCCAGCTTAGTGAAAGAGATATTGGCACGGATGGAAAAGAGTGATAGAAAAGAAGGTAAACCACAGCAACTGGGTACTGTTACCGTAGCTAAAGACCAGCGGCATTTTAAAGAATTACTCAACTCTTTCGACAGCGCAAAACCCTTAGCTTTATACATAGAGCATGATGCTGGTGATAATTCTCAAATAATGGGTCTAGGTGTATCTGACGGACACGATATGCTAGCACTTTCTTTTAATGATGAGAGTGATGGAAGTGGGAAAGAATTAGCTGAACTGATTCAAAAAGTCAGCGTTATTACCCATGATGCCAAGCTCGTCTTTCGCACAGTGGGATTAGCGGCCAATGTTGTGGGCGATACCTTATTAGCGGGTTACTTGCTTAACCCTTCTCTCAGCAGTCATGAACTGTCCCAATTGGCAGTAGAGCATTTGGACCTAGCCCTGATCGAAGAGGGACCAGAAGGTTGGGGCTATCGGGCAGGGGCTATTGCCAGGATGGAGCCGCTGTTGCGGGAAAAGCTTGAAAACGATGGCCTAGATAAACTGTACCTGGAGGTCGAGTTACCCCTGGCAAAAGTCCTAGCAAGTATGGAACAGACCGGCATTAAAGTGGACGGCCAAAAGCTTGAGGAAATGGGTAAAGCGCTGCATAAGGATATTGATAGACTTACTACAGAAATTTATCAACTGGCGGGAAAGGAATTTAACATTAATTCCCCGAAACAGTTGGGCGTATTATTGTTTCAGGATTTAGGGCTTCCGCCACTAAAGAAAACTAAGACCGGCTATTCAACCAGTGCTCAGGTGTTGGAGGAATTGGCTCCGAAGCACGATATAGTCGCAAAGATTCTTGAATATCGGACCATTGTGAAACTTCGTTCCACCTATATTGAAGGTTTAAAGCCGTTAATAAATCCCAAAAGCGGCAAAATACATACCACATTCAACCAGACAATTACCTCTACCGGCAGATTGAGCAGCACGGAACCAAACTTACAGAATATCCCGGTACGTCTGGAAATTGGTCGGAAAATTCGGCAGGCATTTGTACCGTCTTCATCGGACAGGGTTCTACTAGCTGCGGACTATTCACAGATTGAGTTGCGGGTGTTAGCCCATATTTCTGGGGATAATACCTTAATGCAGGCCTTTCACAACGGCGAGGACATTCATACACGGACTGCTGCTGAAGTTTTCGATGTATCCATTGACGCAGTTACCCGGGAAATGCGCCGTAGCGCCAAGGCGGTCAACTTTGGTATTGTCTATGGAATCAGTGATTTTGGTTTAGCTCAGGACTTAGGTATCAGTCGTAAAAAAGCCAAGGATTATATCGAGCGTTATTTTGCACGTTATCATGGGGTTAAAGAGTGGATTGACCGGGTAATTGTCCGGGCTAGGGAAGAAGGGTTTGTGACGACATTGCTTAACCGCCGCCGCTATCTACCGGACTTGCTCAGTTCAAATTTCAACGTACGGAAATTTGGTGAACGAACGGCGATGAATACACCCATCCAAGGCAGCGCCGCGGATATTATTAAATTGGCCATGCTTACGGTGGATCGGCACTTATCCGGAGTTGACGGTGTGGAAATGCTGCTGCAGGTACACGATGAGTTAATACTAGAGGTAGAAAAGGAGCAGTTGATATCAACAGCCCAAGAAGTGAAGCAATTTATGGAGCAGGCATTTGAGTTGAATGTGCCTTTGGTGGTGGATTTAAAAAGCGGGTCGGATTGGTATCAATTGGAGCCGTTAGATTTACGTGAATCAAATGCATAG
- a CDS encoding nicotinate phosphoribosyltransferase: protein MKPLENLKQVNELKVDPNSRFFSAQHDEITGGMTTDIYFIKTREILEHLDLGNTPVTAEIFARKSGVLVGVEEVKRLLESTGVEVWSLKEGQSFSPNEVVMRIRGPYNNFGFYETVLLGMLASSSGWATRAREAKQAAGDKPIFCFGARHVHPAVAPVMERAAMLGGADGASCILGAKLLGREPAGTVPHAVFLLVGDTVKVAQAYDELMPPQALRLVLVDTFKDEVEESLRVADALGERLEGIRLDTPSERGGVTTGLVNEVRLRLDAAGFNKVKIFVSGGLVPDRIQLLSAAGADAFGVGSFISAAPPIDMTMDIKEVGGKPIAKRGRIPGIAENQRLEKLL from the coding sequence TTGAAACCACTGGAGAATTTAAAGCAGGTTAATGAACTAAAAGTAGACCCCAATAGTAGGTTTTTTTCGGCGCAGCATGACGAAATAACCGGTGGGATGACCACTGATATATATTTTATAAAGACCAGGGAGATTTTAGAGCATCTGGATTTAGGAAATACACCCGTGACAGCAGAGATATTTGCTCGTAAATCGGGCGTGCTGGTAGGCGTTGAAGAGGTGAAACGGCTCTTAGAAAGCACCGGTGTGGAAGTGTGGTCATTAAAAGAAGGCCAAAGCTTTTCTCCTAACGAGGTGGTTATGCGAATTCGTGGCCCGTATAACAACTTTGGTTTTTATGAGACGGTACTTCTTGGGATGCTGGCCAGCTCCAGCGGTTGGGCTACCCGGGCTAGAGAAGCCAAGCAGGCAGCCGGGGACAAGCCTATTTTTTGTTTTGGCGCAAGACACGTACATCCGGCAGTAGCACCAGTGATGGAGCGAGCGGCCATGCTTGGCGGTGCAGATGGCGCCAGCTGTATTCTTGGGGCTAAATTGCTGGGTAGAGAGCCGGCTGGAACAGTGCCCCACGCGGTTTTCTTATTGGTGGGGGATACGGTCAAAGTGGCCCAGGCATACGATGAACTGATGCCTCCGCAGGCTTTACGATTGGTATTAGTAGATACTTTTAAGGATGAGGTGGAGGAGTCCTTGCGAGTAGCTGATGCATTGGGTGAGAGGCTAGAGGGGATTCGTCTGGATACTCCCAGCGAGAGGGGTGGCGTAACCACCGGACTGGTTAATGAGGTGCGGCTGCGGTTGGATGCTGCAGGGTTTAACAAAGTAAAGATATTTGTTTCCGGCGGATTGGTTCCAGATAGAATCCAACTGCTAAGTGCTGCCGGTGCTGATGCTTTTGGCGTAGGCAGCTTTATATCAGCGGCACCTCCTATAGACATGACTATGGATATTAAGGAAGTTGGCGGCAAACCCATTGCCAAACGGGGGCGTATCCCAGGCATTGCGGAAAACCAACGGTTGGAAAAACTGCTGTAG
- the mutM gene encoding DNA-formamidopyrimidine glycosylase codes for MPELPEVETVRRSLEPRLLGRSIKQAYIYLPRIIKKPDAESFTRLLAGRTVETVDRRGKYLLIRLAGDYTWVVHLRMTGQLVYSEIKSEHKHLRLTFELDDGNWLNFIDMRTFGSMYLLSDDRLDEINGLKTMGPEPLEDDFIMADFYQRLQGSSRAVKNLLLDQTVVAGLGNIYVDEALFLAGIHPSRGGSSLTEEEAAKLFQAIKEVLQKGIENRGTTFRDYVDGAGAKGKNQHTLNVYGRGGESCSLCGTKLVKFRLGGRGTVFCPDCQK; via the coding sequence ATGCCGGAACTGCCGGAAGTGGAAACTGTCAGACGTTCCCTTGAGCCCCGATTGTTGGGGCGAAGCATTAAACAGGCGTATATCTATTTACCGCGAATAATTAAAAAACCGGATGCGGAGAGCTTTACCAGACTGCTCGCCGGCCGCACGGTGGAGACTGTGGACCGCCGGGGTAAATATCTGCTAATTCGCTTGGCAGGGGACTATACCTGGGTAGTGCACCTGCGTATGACCGGCCAGCTGGTTTATTCAGAGATAAAAAGCGAGCACAAGCACTTGCGGCTCACCTTTGAATTAGATGATGGTAACTGGTTGAACTTTATTGACATGCGTACCTTTGGCAGTATGTATCTACTTTCTGATGACCGGCTGGATGAAATAAATGGTCTAAAAACGATGGGCCCCGAGCCGTTAGAAGATGATTTTATTATGGCTGACTTTTATCAGCGTTTACAAGGGAGCAGCAGGGCGGTAAAGAATTTGCTGCTTGACCAGACGGTAGTGGCCGGGCTGGGTAATATTTATGTAGATGAGGCTTTGTTTTTGGCCGGAATACATCCGTCTCGCGGCGGCTCATCATTAACCGAGGAGGAAGCCGCTAAGCTTTTTCAAGCGATAAAAGAGGTGCTCCAAAAGGGTATTGAAAACCGAGGTACTACTTTTCGCGATTATGTAGACGGTGCCGGCGCGAAGGGCAAAAATCAGCATACCCTCAATGTTTACGGACGCGGTGGCGAGTCATGCTCTCTTTGTGGTACAAAGTTAGTGAAGTTTCGCTTGGGAGGTAGGGGGACAGTTTTTTGCCCTGATTGCCAGAAATAG
- a CDS encoding ABC transporter substrate-binding protein: MRINSWIIMLTVLLLTVGCTRPAEPPKSPQPQSEKQAVLTEVKIASTEEIGSLDPLKINSPMEFQIAQAIYQGLVEFDESTRRYQPLLAEKFTDNEDGTGLIFTIKSGIAFQDGTPLDAEVVRASLERWLTSYQEPWLSPIDVVKVEDNYTLLLTWRRSKEEMLAALAGPRASVLSAGKLENPGFQAGTYFEPTRLEAGTGPYFVQEWADGQWITLAANKKYQGDLPAVERWEIWFNYLPEDALTDMQSRRVDMVQGLDQGLLTIGHEMNMDSLLKINKLSSGIFLSFNPVVFKEPAMRQSLAGLIDRREVSRALKGLHLPMYRYLPKTGGGVSVSDVVYPQGAAALLEAGLADLTWSESRQLSISIRQQTLAQLEDKGILVEPVEQDKVADLRLIIWTEPYQHPNAVLELWQRHNLEKGTLPRGVSENSREHIELLSRNFAAQSKLIPLLALRQALYVRKIDVPLSDWGYLDLASYHPADGE, translated from the coding sequence GTGCGTATTAATAGTTGGATTATTATGCTGACAGTGCTGCTGTTGACGGTGGGCTGTACCCGCCCTGCGGAACCGCCCAAATCGCCACAACCACAATCGGAAAAACAAGCAGTATTGACTGAGGTAAAGATAGCGTCCACTGAAGAAATAGGCAGTTTGGACCCGCTGAAGATTAATTCACCCATGGAATTTCAAATTGCTCAAGCGATATATCAAGGTCTAGTCGAATTTGATGAGAGTACCCGAAGGTATCAACCACTATTAGCGGAAAAGTTTACTGATAATGAAGATGGCACCGGGTTAATATTTACAATTAAATCAGGAATTGCTTTCCAGGACGGGACTCCACTTGATGCGGAAGTGGTAAGAGCATCTCTTGAGCGCTGGTTAACATCATACCAGGAACCGTGGCTTTCCCCCATAGATGTGGTCAAGGTGGAGGACAACTATACCTTATTGCTAACATGGCGCCGCAGCAAGGAAGAAATGCTGGCAGCCTTAGCCGGGCCGCGGGCTTCAGTGCTTTCCGCCGGTAAATTGGAAAACCCGGGATTTCAGGCGGGAACATATTTCGAGCCTACTAGACTGGAAGCGGGGACGGGACCGTATTTTGTGCAGGAGTGGGCTGACGGCCAATGGATCACTCTGGCAGCTAATAAAAAATATCAGGGCGATTTGCCGGCAGTGGAGCGCTGGGAGATATGGTTTAATTATCTTCCTGAGGATGCTTTGACCGATATGCAAAGTCGCAGGGTTGACATGGTTCAAGGGCTTGACCAAGGTCTTTTAACTATAGGGCATGAGATGAATATGGATAGTTTACTAAAAATAAACAAACTTAGCAGCGGCATATTTTTATCCTTTAACCCGGTAGTTTTCAAGGAACCTGCCATGCGTCAATCCCTGGCCGGATTAATAGATAGACGTGAGGTATCCCGGGCACTTAAGGGCTTACATCTACCGATGTACCGTTATTTGCCAAAAACCGGTGGCGGTGTCAGTGTATCTGATGTGGTTTATCCCCAAGGAGCAGCGGCACTGCTGGAGGCAGGGTTGGCCGATCTGACTTGGAGTGAGTCTCGGCAATTAAGCATAAGCATAAGACAGCAGACTCTCGCCCAACTTGAGGATAAAGGGATTTTGGTGGAGCCGGTAGAGCAGGATAAAGTGGCGGACTTGAGATTAATCATCTGGACTGAGCCCTATCAACACCCTAACGCAGTTCTTGAGCTGTGGCAAAGGCATAATTTAGAAAAGGGAACGCTTCCACGGGGTGTTAGCGAAAACTCCCGCGAGCACATTGAATTATTGAGTCGCAATTTTGCTGCCCAAAGCAAATTGATACCACTGCTGGCGCTGCGTCAAGCTTTATATGTTAGAAAGATAGATGTTCCTTTATCTGATTGGGGGTACTTAGACCTAGCATCATACCACCCTGCCGACGGTGAATAA